aacaatctcaagctgtcaaacgaaaccgaaattgatttacatctgtgtgtaaaaatatgtgtacataatacatacacttacacaagcatctttctatgaaattaaattttcaacgtaccgataagtgccgactggacgtcaaaaaagttctgctgtcatgtatcacacgtctttttttgctacgcagtgttactgatagcgacgtctcgcttgctcaggcccttgtttctctattccgctaggtatattaaatttatgattGCAACACTAGAGATGCGACATAATGCTCAACGTTGAATGTTTTACTACGGCAATGCTTCGCACAATCAAGAAAAAATTAATTCCCGGTTCACTAAGCTTTAGTTTAGCACTTCGGCATTATGCGCCACTGAGTCATATTGAGGGTTTTACGGCGCTATATAcaccgcgttccatttgatgttaaaaacgatcaaaatagaagacatttttaaccgacttctaaaaaggaggaggttatgagcgttttgatcgtttttaacatcaaatggaacgcgatAGCTATAGGATCTATCGTGTCAATTGTCGTGTCAAATAGCTGTCATATGTGTGTCTGACACTGGAAacgacatttgacacgaaagacTGGACAGTAAGGCGTCCCTCTGGTGGCAAATGATTAATGAAAACCCTTATTGccgtaaaataatttaaaaactgactGCAGGAGTTCAAGATATGTCAATGTCCGAGTTTCTTACCTTTCACTTGTTCCATCTTCTTGTTTATCTTTGTCATCTTCTTTCTTGTCTTCTTCTTTCATCTCCGTATCTTTTGTCTCCGGCTTTTCAGTTTCTTCCTCCTTCTTAACTTCTGTGGTCTTCTTCTCGATGACTGTTTGATTGTTCTCTTCCTCTGACTCCGATTCTGAAGCATcctgaaatatttttacatttagaaggatgtattttttttttaagtttaatttaaaagtttgttttatgcATTAGGTATAATGTTGTTGGGTTTAGCTCACAtccaattttataaatttttttgataaaaaatcaaaattgaatAGGGAATTCactagacagacagataaacattaaataactttatttatctgtctgtctagtttttttatataattacaaAAGCAGCAACGCGCTATGCAATCCAGTGCagtcaaaatttaaatatcttcaaattgcattttgatttattttagtgATTTCATAAGGCAATAGGAGGAGACTCCTTGCTCCTTTAGAAACTTTCAAGCcgccggttttttttacaacaagACCTCTTGGCCTCAGTTCATACCTTTTTGTTACTAAATCTGGCGGAGGTACGGCGCTGACGCTGTGTGTCATCATCTGTGTTTGCTGGCCTGTGGCTGCGCGTCTGTGTGAGAGAAAGAGAATACAGTTTAACATGATTTGAACACAGATGGAAGTAGAAAGAAATGGGATACGGAGACAGAGAGAAAAAGTCTTTGAATTATTTGAATATAGATGCAGGTATAAAAGAAAGAAAGATATTCAATTCTGAATAATTAAACCTAAAATTAATATAACCTTGTAGTTTAGCATAGCTTTTCtattaagaaaacaaaaaaaaatgtgtatattCTGTATTTGACACAACTATTTCATAATGGTTCTATGACTCGATCTTTGTTTGCAAGTTCTTACACAgacaattataaataaaaaatactacaaagGTAGTATTTGCTATATATGAACCAACTAACTTAGTATATCAAAGTAACTCACCAGCTTCTTAGTCACCGCTGCCTCGTCACCCGAGGAGAAATCATCTGATGAGCTGGACTCCGGGAACCCGTATAGGTCAGGGTACCCTTTAACTTTGAGCTCATTGGTGATCCAGCTTTCGTTGAAGTTGTGATGCAGCAGCTTCCGCTTGCGACAGCTGCGTCTCACATCTGAAACATCTGAAAACCATACCAAATTAGAATTGGttctaatattatctatattatctatattagaactaaggccggtataaatactGGCCTAAGACCTTTCTGCTATTTTGCTATCCTTTGCTGTCTTTGCTGGTTAAAGGCGTCCACTAAGACCAGTTATAGTGTTTTTAAAACCACCATTTATGTATTGAAATATCAAGCTTTGAAAACTAATGATTGTTGACATAgtcatacataataattatagtatgtGTTGTATAAAATTTGATGAAacatactatactgtactcggcgaaacatggcggttgcggtcgttgactccctgtcaaaatcttgtcattttctatataaaccatgattgacaatgaaatgtcagatgttgtcaatcgcagctttgtatagaaaatgacaagtttttggcaGGAAATCAATGACTGCTACTGCTATGTtttgccgagtacagtataatgcAAATGACAGTGTCATCGCGACACAAACCAAAGCTGTATataagatactagctgttgcccgcgacttcgtccgcgtggactacAGATTATAGCgcacgatgtcaacaaaattggtgtcaaaagcttttatgaaaaaccctggtaccccttaaatcttCCATAAGTGTACAAGATAGAGCCACATTCACAAATAGTTTAAGTCTGTATCTTCAAAAAAATTTCAGTATATTCACTTACTTTGTTGTTTTTCTTCACTCTCTTCCATGTAATTTTTCCTTGGTCCTCTGTTTCTTCTTATTTTCATACTCCTATTATTGGAATCATTCTCGTCAGCAAAAAACACTCTTACTTGCCTTGATctataatcaaaaatattataatttaataaataagtaattgaaactacaaaataaacCATAAATAAGTGACATACTCAATGGTGGTTTTGTACAGCACATATTTTGTGGCATAGGTataggaaaaaaaatttaaaggttttatgtattttaattgttaGCCCAGTCAGGTTAGACTTTCACCTGGAATTATTTATAGTCAGAAATTTATTGTGCTAATGTTTAGGGAGGtctcataaatataaaatttctgatcacaattAATTCTAACCCTAGCCCAACTAGGCTATGTCcacataaattatataaattgaaAGTCAATATAATGACTGAGAAAggccattatatttttatatgcacAAGCTAAAGTCACCAGCAATATAAACTCTGTATCAAATTTTCTATCTAATGACCAAACTTGTATACTATATAAATTAGTATATTAGCTAATTTCACCTTCTGGAGTATTTCTCGGGCTCTGTGTCACTCTCAGGAAACACTAAACGAGGCATTTTTATGGCACGGAGACGACTGCGGCTGTCTGTaacaagaaatggaaaaatGAGGTGTTGTTATGCAATGGAAAATAATGTATTTCAATGGAATTGCTACATGCTATGTGACAGCCTTCACTTTTGCAATGGCATTTAATACCTTAGCTATCTTACTACATGTTTTTAAAAACAGAGAAATTATAAACTAAAGCCTGTGTTACCTTAGTTTACAACACAGTTATAGTGTTGTAAACTAAAACTGTGTCTACTGATACTATGACCATTTTTTcttgcttcaactcccaagcggtcgaattcaACCAcgaaaacaatagatttccaggaaTCCACGATTGAGGGATTACTAGTACAAtagtgatttaaaaaaaatgttttatgtactCTGTACTTACACTTTGTTGGCCAACGCTGTATTTTTCTTGTAACTTTATACTGGCTGCTTCTTAGCTCTCTCTTAGACCAATTTGATGCCTAAAAATAAGCACtgtgtaaattatttgtatggatttaaaaCCAaagattattgttataatacttTGAAAAAGTTGCTTTTACTATATATTTACTACATGATCTTCATAATGATAAATGCATCattcagaaaaaatattaatattatgttctttttacTTCCTATTCTAATTTGTATAAGAGACATTGGTTTCAACTTTCAATAGCATTTAAGTGGAAGAAATTAGTTTCCTCTTGCACCAAATCTATGAAGTTGTTTTGCATGATGTAACTAGTAAACTAAGTTCAATTTCTACTGTCACTGAGCAATCACAATGTACAATGCTACTAgtaaaacatttacaataaatgTAATCAAAATTTTATTGAGTGATGTCCATTAGAAGTTATTACACAATGAATCATCTAACTAGTTAGGTCAGTAAGTAATAtagaatttattaatggaataatattatgtaaaaagctTGGAAAATTAAGCAATGGGAACATGCCTTGGACATAATGAACAATTGACTCTTACAAGTAATGAATAAGGTCAATTAGTGAAGTACATAACATGTGGACACATGCAAATTACTTGGGAATGTATAAGGGTCTGTATCtggcataaaatatagttaAGTGGCAGAGCTATCTTAGCTAAATACTATCGAGAAATTCGTCACCTTCTCATCGGAGACGCTGCCAACGTCGTTTATTGTATAATTTCCGTCCTCAACCTCACCGTTCTCTCCGTTACTACGTCGGGTTTTCACCATTGTTAGGCCCTTGACTTTGGCCTCGATTTACGAAACGAAGACCATACGATCGTTACATTAGATGCTGTAATACTTATTATGAGCTTTCCCGAAACAAAATCACACTACTTTTAACATAAAACCACAACCTAACACGACAAAGAACGAGCGTTATCTACCCCACATGTCGTTGGACAGCGCCATGTTAAGAGGAATATAACAAGTTTGGTACGAACATAATAAATTGACGCAGGCTTTATTCACAAGCAATTTTGATGTTAGGACATCGCGGAACTCACCTAGCATGCATTTAGATTGAAATCActacaaaataatttgtaaCGCTGGTAAAATCATACAGAAAAACGATAAATTCACGTTACGAAATGTTTTTATTGACAAAATGACAACTTGTACTGTCAAAAATTCCCGCAAAAGACAACTcatgaattatatttttttatatttttgcaatgATTATTGAGCAAAGGTattgagttgtgacttgtgaagtGAACTTGTgagtattataaaaaaaaggatcatcaaaaaaactaaaatccatTTAACTAACGCTAGATTTAATCTAGTAACGTGCTTCTAATTTCTATaacatttttcttatttttgtggAACAATAGTGCAACACCTTTGCAATCGAAACttcgttataagttataactaaaaaatataaaatgtaataaaattatctgtGAAAATCGAAGAAGGAGAAGAAGACCGAGAcgatttgttttgtttttgttgcaaaaaaataatgttcatttaaaatctttgtagttttaaaattattaagctGCACAGTCAgaaaaaattcaataatatactTGAAACATGCCAAAGACTTACTAAAATTTGGTGAAAAGTTCTTTGATCTACATTAATTAAATCAGTATGAGCGATCCACGAAAGGCGTTGTCGCCTCACATTGCTCAACTGGAAGAAAAATCCAGCAAGGACGGAGACGATTTGGACGATGAGGTATCAGCACGCATGACCGCTTCTTACAGCGAAATATCATTCCATTCCGATAATGGCCCTGAGACACCAAACGAGGAGGACACGAAAGCTGGACCTTCGAGACCATTCAACTTGCCCTCCGAGAacagaaaacaaaacaaaccaTTAGACATCGACGGTCACGTCAGATACGAAGGCGACATGACGCACTACGTAGCCGACGACTTAGAATTTAAGATTAAGTTATCGAGCCCCATTTCAAAAAAAGGTGAAACACCCATTTTCGGTAGCTCAAGTGCGTCACGGTCCAGCACACCTTCCGGCAAGCTGTACCGCCAGATACTGGCACCGCAGATTGGCCAAATAGATATAACAGTATTGAACGATCTAGAATAcgaggcacaaaaaatagcacaGTCCGTagataatttaattgaaaactTATCGAGTATTCTGCATTCTAATTCATCCCTGACAGCAGAGAACATGGAGGTGTATAGAGACGCAGTTGGTAAAACTTGTGACGCTATGGACAACAACATCAAAAGCATGTACACAATTCTGGCTAAAGGTGAAGAAGTGTCTCAAGCTATGGTCCCTGTACAAGCTCAAGCAGCAAGAATTGCAGAAATTAAGACATTGCTACAAATTTTTGAAAGTCATTTTtagtttgtatgaaaaatatatagagcaaaatagtaaaagtatttaataaagttgAAGGGTGAGCTTTTTATGGATTAAGATAAGAAAGAAATGTAAGACTTGTCACCTGAGTGTATAAAGTTGTGAATGATGAATAAAACCTATGATAAACATTATGGAATGtatgtaaaaaataagtaatttgttactttttttttttatctgtcgCCGGgattaattatgtatattaggGATAGGAATTCTGTATTAAACTATTTaggtatttttttcaattattatatttttattcatacccCTTCTTTGATTTCTATTAAAAAAGGTGCATTTTTAACATTAGCTATAAGACAAGCTGAGTGTGATCTGCAAGaacttaatgttaataacttataactttataagttactagctgttgcccgcgaaaAAGAGAAAAATGGCCCCCTTTTTgaggttcctttataaaaaagtaaaatatatcctcctccttttcggaagtcggttaaaaagtaggttattccttactacatcagctatgtgcctaaaaaagtcccgtcaaaatcgctccagccattcagagattagccggaacaaacagacagacagacagacatacagacaaaaattgtaataaatgttgttttggtgtctgtacctactctgtaccctatatacattaaTATGCATGTagaaaaaaacggttctttcaatattacaaacagacactccaattttatttatatgtatagatatcgTAGGTTATAACATTACTTTGAAATGACACTTTGCTATGACATATCAACTTTACTATGAAAGTGACAAAGTTGCTACAAGATACACAAGCAAACGAGCGAaagggtcatctgatggaaagcaactaccgtcacccatggacactcctaacattagaagagctgcaggtgcgttgccggcctttgctACACCCGGATTACTTGCTGCAAAATCATAACATTGCCATGTAAACTGTCTAGGAAAAATGTCCTTGTCTATGATATCTCTACTGACGCCCATGAAAACTACTGTATGTAGCTATGATAGGTttcttaaccgattcagtgcagatgacacgggagccgtgtcatacgcgtttttaacgtgtggcgtatgacacgggagccgtgtcatttgaaaaacgattgtatctccctcaaattacactttagaaggttccactctgaacaaaatcatcttaattttccacgtagaacaagcctataggcttcgcctctgaatattctgtga
This genomic window from Aricia agestis chromosome 17, ilAriAges1.1, whole genome shotgun sequence contains:
- the LOC121735271 gene encoding BLOC-1-related complex subunit 6, with amino-acid sequence MSDPRKALSPHIAQLEEKSSKDGDDLDDEVSARMTASYSEISFHSDNGPETPNEEDTKAGPSRPFNLPSENRKQNKPLDIDGHVRYEGDMTHYVADDLEFKIKLSSPISKKGETPIFGSSSASRSSTPSGKLYRQILAPQIGQIDITVLNDLEYEAQKIAQSVDNLIENLSSILHSNSSLTAENMEVYRDAVGKTCDAMDNNIKSMYTILAKGEEVSQAMVPVQAQAARIAEIKTLLQIFESHF